In Trichoderma asperellum chromosome 1, complete sequence, a single window of DNA contains:
- a CDS encoding uncharacterized protein (EggNog:ENOG41~antiSMASH:Cluster_1.4~SMCOG1040:alcohol dehydrogenase) has protein sequence MNTPRETFIRPRGLQVSHSRYYADSILNINSLSYPLASMNHKDVGLCLLQYLHSQFFASMEAKIPQTHRAIILKSVERDLSGVHLENIATPEVETGSAIVRILSAAVLSYQRAIYDGRRDYPLPTPLVGGFCAVGRVVALGRDAVALETGQLVFLDCVIRGRDDLDAIILSGISDGFNENAQKLMRDVWRDGLFAEYAKFPLESCVALNETRLCHELGYTVQDLAYLGYLLVAFGGFRDIKLEPGETVAICPATGGFGGAGVQVAIAMGARVIAMGRNGQELERLRKHILSGTPGASIETVTITGDENEDSAALLNFGAIDAVLDFSPAAASKSAHLNSAIKALRRKGRVSLMGGFHDGPLPSFRIIANDITIKGKFMYERDDMAQFVRMLERGLFPKGQNFVIAKSFSLDDWKSALDMAADYTGAGRLVVITP, from the coding sequence ATGAATACTCCACGGGAAACCTTTATTCGGCCGAGAGGACTACAAGTTTCACACTCTCGGTATTATGCGGACAGTATCTTAAACATAAATAGCCTCTCTTACCCTCTTGCATCCATGAATCACAAAGACGTCGGCCTCTGCTTACTTCAATACCTTCATTCTCAGTTCTTCGCCAGCATGGAAGCGAAAATCCCCCAGACTCATCGAGCCATTATTCTCAAATCAGTGGAGAGGGATTTGAGCGGAGTCCATCTCGAAAATATCGCTACACCAGAGGTGGAGACCGGCAGTGCCATAGTGCGTATCCTAAGTGCCGCCGTGCTCTCATACCAGCGCGCTATTTACGATGGACGCCGCGACTACCCTCTCCCCACGCCGCTTGTCGGCGGATTCTGTGCTGTCGGCCGAGTAGTCGCGTTGGGGCGCGATGCGGTGGCTCTCGAAACCGGGCAACTTGTATTTTTGGACTGTGTAATTCGTGGGCGCGACGATTTGGACGCAATCATTCTGTCCGGAATCTCAGACGGATTCAATGAAAACGCCCAGAAGTTAATGAGAGACGTGTGGCGGGATGGGCTGTTTGCGGAATACGCGAAATTCCCATTGGAAAGCTGCGTTGCTCTCAACGAAACAAGGCTTTGTCATGAGCTGGGATATACAGTTCAAGATCTGGCGTACCTTGGCTATCTGTTAGTGGCCTTTGGTGGCTTTAGAGACATCAAGCTTGAGCCTGGGGAGACCGTTGCCATCTGCCCAGCGACTGGTGGATTTGGCGGTGCTGGAGTACAAGTTGCCATCGCCATGGGCGCCAGGGTCATCGCCATGGGCAGGAATGGacaggagctggagaggtTGAGAAAACATATTCTATCCGGAACCCCAGGAGCTAGCATTGAGACAGTCACGATTACAGGAGACGAAAACGAAGATTCGGCAGCGTTGCTAAATTTTGGAGCCATTGATGCTGTGCTAGACTTCTCGCCAGCTGCGGCAAGTAAGTCGGCGCATTTGAATAGCGCAATCAAAGCTCTTCGACGAAAGGGCCGTGTCAGTCTTATGGGAGGCTTTCACGATGGGCCGCTGCCAAGCTTTCGGATCATTGCAAATGACATTACGATAAAGGGGAAATTCATGTACGAAAGGGACGACATGGCACAGTTTGTCAGGATGCTGGAAAGAGGGTTGTTCCCTAAAGGGCAAAATTTTGTGATTGCGAAGAGTTTCTCATTGGACGACTGGAAATCCGCACTTGATATGGCGGCTGACTATACGGGAGCTGGAAGACTTGTTGTAATTACGCCATAG
- a CDS encoding uncharacterized protein (EggNog:ENOG41~antiSMASH:Cluster_1.4): MRAVHPYKISLHVDEAQMNERNHISVQEQISMEITSLNKTASLKTANNLLASAQAFVIYAILCLFPDENSVQYEINEEKLILDISEISLRLASSGLALHEETTGEGKISQWHDWTMMSAKRRTILTIYMLTWAWSVWRNYPSFYCHELQLMLAPSPKALWQAPTETEWLPLYQKWFQKWGGDGYRIGELLSISPKHIVDRRTEDWLEEVDEFGMLLMSQVNGI; the protein is encoded by the exons ATGCGAGCAGTGCATCCGTACAAAATCTCGCTGCACGTTGACGAAGCCCAAAT GAATGAGCGGAATCATATTTCTGTGCAAGAACAGATCTCGATGGAAATTACAAGTTTAAACAAGACC GCAAGCCTGAAAACTGCAAATAATCTCCTTGCATCTGCACAAGCCTTTGTGATCTATGCGATTCTATGCTTGTTTCCCGATGAAAACTCTGTGCAATACGAAATCAACGAGGAAAAGCTCATCTTAGATATCTCTGAGATTTCGCTGCGGCTTGCATCCAGCGGTTTGGCTTTGCACGAAGAAACAACTGGCGAGGGCAAAATTTCCCAATGGCACGACTGGACAATGATGTCGGCGAAGAGGCGTACGATACTAACTATTTATATGCTGACTTGGGCATGGTCCGTTTGGCGTAATTATCCTTCCTTTTACTGCCATGAACTACAGTTGATGCTTGCACCGTCTCCGAAGGCACTTTGGCAAGCCCCGACGGAGACAGAGTGGCTACCGCTGTACCAGAAGTGGTTTCAGAAGTGGGGGGGAGATGGGTACAGGATTGGAGAATTGCTTTCAATTTCGCCAAAGCACATCGTAGACAGGAGGACAGAGGATTGGTTAGAAGAGGTTGATGAATTCGGCATGTTGTTAATGTCACAAG TAAATGGTATATAA
- a CDS encoding uncharacterized protein (EggNog:ENOG41~antiSMASH:Cluster_1.4~SMCOG1010:NAD-dependent epimerase/dehydratase) has translation MAKETILITGITGYIGFKVLYIALTHGYRVRGVVRKEEQISKIKSHPLMNGLAAGVEFVVIPDLTEAGAFDTALDDISTDYYDRDIVQPPLDMESSLLGSAFNTPSVRRIIITSSAVTLIPLSWITTSDNDTVFTSQDLNTDTTPPYHNSMEAYWASKALARKHVHDFLSRNKPHFDIIQLLPSVVLGPDDWATDLETFFVGTRAMIVPIVQGKVMEGALVGAPVLVDDVALAHVDAIKPSVPGNKDYILTSDTPEGIEWNSILDIAIKYFPQEVENGLLQCTGSLPTRKWKLDASDTKKAFGWEFTSFEDTVRKQLEQYITLVKSSRTSS, from the exons ATGGCCAAGGAAACTATTCTG ATCACGGGCATTACAGGGTATATTGGATTCAAGGTGCTGTACATCGCTCTCACGCACGGCTACCGAGTCCGTGGCGTTGTAcgcaaagaagagcaaatcTCCAAAATCAAATCTCACCCTCTCATGAATGGCCTTGCCGCTGGTGTTGAATTTGTCGTCATTCCAGATTTAACAGAAGCTGGAGCTTTCGATACAGCCCTGGATGATATTTCG ACAGACTACTATGATCGAGATATTGTCCAGCCGCCCCTCGATATGGAGTCATCTCTGCTCGGGTCCGCCTTCAACACACCTAGTGTGCGTCGAATAATTATTACTTCATCGGCTGTAACCTTGATTCCTCTATCTTGGATCACCACCAGCGACAACGACACCGTGTTCACATCACAAGACCTGAATACGGACACTACACCTCCATATCACAACTCCATGGAAGCGTACTGGGCATCCAAGGCTCTCGCACGAAAGCATGTTCACGACTTTCTGTCCCGGAACAAACCCCATTTTGACATTATTCAGCTGCTTCCTTCAGTTGTCCTTGGCCCAGATGATTGGGCTACAGATCTTGAAACCTTTTTCGTCGGAACTCGTGCCATGATTGTGCCAATTGTCCAAGGTAAAGTCATGGAAGGAGCGCTTGTGGGAGCACCTGTTCTTGTGGATGATGTTGCACTAGCCCATGTGGACGCGATCAAGCCATCGGTGCCCGGTAATAAGGACTATATCTTGACTTCTGACACACCAGAAGGCATCGAGTGGAACTCCATCTTGGATATTGCCATCAAGTATTTCCCCCAAGAGGTTGAAAATGGATTGCTTCAATGTACAGGATCACTCCCTACGAGAAAGTGGAAACTCGACGCTTCTGACACAAAGAAAGCTTTCGGATGGGAGTTTACCTCTTTTGAGGACACGGTCAGGAAACAGCTTGAACAATACATTACACTAGTCAAGAGTTCTAGAACTTCATCTTGA
- a CDS encoding uncharacterized protein (antiSMASH:Cluster_1.4), whose amino-acid sequence MPGTDPSNPGRDTSAEAGESSSLASSVPPVPEEDPTGVPRYLKLDPELLPSDSSWSNDPKLMNLETYFSLNPAVPSLAESFNLDNLIPIMVKVDYDRGDTYLLTVYRTDNFYLWNEIDTAMWAFRKPKNRSLKLEDVVELVSTETYGGQDLIRQYRSRQGSWGQG is encoded by the exons ATGCCGGGCACTGATCCCTCCAACCCAGGCCGTGACACTTCGGCCGAGGCCGGCGAAAGCTCCTCGTTGGCCTCTTCCGTACCTCCAGTGCCTGAGGAGGATCCGACGGGTGTCCCGCGGTACCTGAAGCTCGACCCTGAACTCTTACCGTCGGATTCCTCCTGGTCCAACGATCCAAAACTCATGAACTTGGAGACGTACTTCTCCCTCAACCCAG CGGTTCCTAGCCTCGCCGAGAGCTTTAACCTTGACAATCTCATCCCTATCATGGTAAAGGTCGATTACGACCGCGGCGACACCTATCTCCTAACCGTCTATAGGACGGACAACTTCTACCTTTGGAACGAGATAGACACCGCCATGTGGGCCTTCAGGAAGCCTAAGAATAGGTCGCTGAAGCTCGAGGATGTGGTTGAATTGGTCAGTACTGAAACCTACGGCGGCCAGGATCTGATTCGACAGTACAGAAGCAGGCAGGGCAGCTGGGGACAAGGCTAG
- a CDS encoding uncharacterized protein (EggNog:ENOG41~antiSMASH:Cluster_1.4) produces MADLTIYGATGYTGRLASEFAKSLGLQFTVAGRSESKLKALAACLGVEYRIFRVEDSTLVDANLQGLRVLLNCSGPFLHTAKPLIEACIRNGVHYLDIAAELDSYELCEQKHEEAKKANIMLLPGCGGSVAMLGCLADYMFEHVTNPISIDIALHVAGPMSRGSAISAAENLTSKCLHRLNGKLVDQGSGHTMQFDFDDGRGGVSCFPATLPDLITLWRSTNIPNIKTFVHVAGGAFPTDNLDSLQEGPTAEQRETNPYHVAAIVTSSDGTTNRGVLHIVNGYTFTPLASVEAVRRVLMGEAKPGFQTTSNLFGYRFAESIAGSRFRNL; encoded by the coding sequence ATGGCGGACTTGACAATCTACGGAGCTACTGGATACACTGGTCGGCTTGCATCTGAGTTTGCCAAGTCTCTCGGTCTCCAATTCACTGTGGCCGGCAGGTCGGAGAGTAAGCTGAAAGCCCTTGCTGCTTGTCTCGGCGTCGAGTATCGCATATTTAGAGTTGAGGACTCTACACTCGTCGACGCTAACTTACAAGGGTTGCGCGTTCTACTGAATTGTTCGGGTCCATTTTTGCACACGGCTAAACCCTTGATCGAGGCATGCATTCGGAATGGGGTCCATTATCTCGACATTGCTGCCGAACTGGACAGCTATGAGCTATGCGAACAAAAGcatgaagaagcaaaaaaggcCAACATTATGCTCCTACCAGGTTGTGGGGGGAGTGTGGCTATGCTGGGCTGTCTAGCCGACTACATGTTTGAGCATGTAACCAACCCCATCAGTATTGACATTGCTCTTCACGTCGCTGGACCCATGTCTCGGGGCTCAGCAATAAGTGCGGCGGAGAATTTGACATCAAAGTGTCTCCATCGACTGAACGGAAAATTGGTAGACCAGGGTAGCGGCCATACCATGCAGTTCGATTTTGACGATGGCAGGGGCGGCGTGTCATGTTTCCCAGCAACTCTACCCGACCTCATCACGTTATGGCGATCGACCAACATTCCAAATATTAAAACATTTGTTCATGTGGCAGGAGGCGCTTTCCCAACTGATAATCTCGATTCATTGCAAGAGGGGCCAACCGCTGAGCAAAGAGAGACAAATCCGTATCACGTTGCAGCCATTGTAACTAGTTCGGATGGTACAACTAATCGGGGTGTCCTCCACATCGTGAATGGCTATACATTCACACCACTTGCCTCTGTGGAAGCTGTGAGGCGAGTGTTGATGGGAGAGGCGAAACCTGGGTTTCAGACGACTTCTAATCTTTTTGGCTATCGCTTTGCAGAGTCTATAGCTGGGTCAAGATTTCGAAACTTGTGA
- a CDS encoding uncharacterized protein (EggNog:ENOG41~antiSMASH:Cluster_1.4), with protein MAGFIIHTLVDRYSSRYFSNLVREASMASSVPGVALQPPRKRRRPARSCQECRRRKVKCDLKQPCGQCELTKCACVYNLSLAPKQPVAVSAIPWQLTGLEPQQSGSFHSTGLAEQPHLSQANSQALSPTDEYKRYMEDEFTNLRRRIRAIEEHLALTSVHNMSSKVKQRETELDSLQYKQHLDTCQEEPSSQVHSLALNKSRLYGATHWLHGGHEFKRVAVLNGYTDQSTEEETTRQRKVQLERLFRKCKHLAQKLKQNDPGRSITQSGPGLPTSCKSWADQMVHLYVTRFESVFRILHIPSFRAEYEEFSKNPEQSPLALQFKVKLVMAIGSSLYRDTADADNIGWNSCRWVHEAQTWVSGPVNKDRISLDGLQVQCLLILARQFLSIGGDLVWIAVGTLVRTAMHMGLHRDPVYFRKMTLLEAEVRRRLWATILEINLQASLDSGAPLAVSFDDFNTKSPRNVNDEDISENTEILPYYDENTVTDMSLQLLLFRYLRPRSEIINRMNGACSSFSQAEVQCLTLTLNRACRECSASLEGNNNGDATKIFKQNMANLLLGRFLLTLHRPLATASRVGDPGFHFSRKVCLDSATALLLPPHNPDFYHLTLIGGGIFKNRIIHASLAICSDLIIELEELDTMAWPSTYGKMLVDVLREALRQTAERIRVGETNLRLNMKLNVVLCRAECAESGSSRQLRMIEAAQESLKMAYTVMQSRLCLMDGGRRDEGCLELRELDWQNLGISVDEDWNESNDMPDIGLDELLWLGLGEGEATVSHEAEW; from the exons ATGGCCGGCTTCATCATCCATACGCTCGTCGATAGATATTCCTCCCGGTACTTTTCTAATCTTGTCAGAGAAGCTTCAATGGCATCGTCGGTTCCTGGAGTTGCGTTGCAGCCCCCGCGCAAGCGTCGCCGGCCAGCTCGGTCATGCCAGGAATGCCGCC GCCGAAAAGTCAAATGCGACCTTAAGCAACCCTGCGGGCAATGTGAACTTACAAAATGCGCGTGTGTCTATAATCTTAGCCTGGCACCGAAACAGCCCGTTGCTGTCAGTGCTATACCATGGCAATTGACTGGGCTTGAGCCACAACAGTCAGGCTCGTTCCATTCTACGGGGCTGGCAGAGCAACCCCATCTCAGCCAGGCAAACTCGCAGGCGCTGTCACCCACTGATGAGTATAAAAGGTACATGGAAGATGAATTCACCAATCTCAGACGTCGAATCAGAGCGATAGAGGAACACCTGGCATTGACAAGTGTTCACAATATGAGTTCAAAGGTTAAACAGCGGGAGACCGAGCTCGACTCACTGCAGTATAAGCAGCATTTGGATACTTGCCAGGAGGAACCATCATCGCAAGTCCATTCACTGGCGCTGAACAAATCAAGACTTTATGGTGCAACCCATTGGTTACACGGAGGGCACGAG TTCAAGAGGGTGGCGGTTCTTAATGGATATACGGATCAAtcaacagaagaagaaacaacaaGACAGCGGAAAGTTCAGCTGGAAAGGCTCTTTCGCAAGTGCAAGCACCTTGCACAAAAACTGAAACAGAATGATCCTGGAAGATCAATCACGCAGTCGGGTCCGGGCCTACCCACGAGCTGCAAAAGCTGGGCCGACCAAATGGTTCACTTATACGTAACCCGCTTCGAGTCGGTGTTTCGGATCCTCCATATTCCTTCATTCAGGGCAGAATATGAGGAGTTCTCGAAGAACCCAGAACAATCACCATTGGCGTTACAATTCAAGGTCAAGCTCGTAATGGCGATTGGGTCCAGTCTATATCGGGATACTGCCGACGCTGACAACATAGGATGGAACTCATGTCGGTGGGTACACGAGGCACAAACTTGGGTATCTGGCCCCGTCAACAAAGATCGAATCAGCCTCGACGGCCTTCAGGTACAATGTCTATTGATTCTAGCTCGGCAATTTTTGTCCATTGGTGGAGATTTAGTATGGATAGCAGTAGGCACTTTAGTTCGTACTGCCATGCACATGGGTCTCCATCGTGACCCGGTATATTTCAGAAAGATGACTCTCTT GGAGGCAGAAGTTCGCAGACGATTATGGGCCACAATACTTGAAATAAATCTCCAGGCGTCACTTGACTCAGGAGCTCCGCTGGCAGTATCATTTGACGATTTCAACACCAAGAGTCCTCGGAACGTTAACGACGAAGACATCAGCGAGAACACCGAGATTCTCCCGTATTATGATGAAAACACTGTGACGGATATGTCGTTGCAGCTGCTCCTGTTTAGATATTTGCGGCCACGAAGCGAAATAATCAATCGCATGAACGGAGCTTGTTCCAGCTTCTCCCAAGCCGAGGTTCAATGCCTTACTTTAACTCTCAACAGAGCTTGCCGTGAATGCAGTGCCAGTCTCGAGGGTAATAATAATGGAGATGCAACCAAAATTTTTAAACAAAATATGGCCAATTTGCTTCTTGGTCGCTTTTTGCTTACCCTTCATCGCCCACTGGCCACTGCTTCCCGAGTTGGTGATCCTGGCTTCCATTTCTCAAGAAAGGTGTGCCTTGACTCCGCCACGGCTTTACTTTTACCACCCCATAACCCAGACTTTTACCATCTCACATTGATTGGCGGTGGCATTTTCAAAAACCGCATTATCCATGCCTCTCTGGCTATATGTTCAGATCTGATTattgagctggaggagctcgACACGATGGCGTGGCCATCTACCTATGGGAAAATGCTCGTAGATGTTCTTCGTGAGGCTCTAAGGCAGACGGCTGAACGAATAAGAGTTGGCGAGACAAATTTGCGATTGAATATGAAACTAAACGTTGTCTTATGCCGTGCCGAATGCGCAGAATCTGGTAGTTCTCGGCAGCTGAGGATGATTGAAGCAGCTCAGGAGAGTCTGAAGATGGCATACACCGTTATGCAGTCTCGCTTGTGTCTGATGGATGGGGGACGACGTGATGAAGGATGTCTAGAGCTCAGGGAGCTTGATTGGCAAAATTTGGGTATAAGCGTCGACGAAGATTGGAATGAATCTAACGATATGCCGGATATTGGACTTGATGAACTCCTTTGGTTGGGCCTAGGCGAAGGTGAGGCCACGGTGTCACACGAAGCAGAATGGTAG
- a CDS encoding uncharacterized protein (EggNog:ENOG41), with amino-acid sequence MAPYIVSINNQSDSKQAYAIFAAAPAIKRNGDSAVDVVTRIITSVRGVASPQGQASFMLSKKLFATCGVYDVEADPSPQNQHRKRIGTGIEVVDQRAVDLGCLDEAGRLVRGTTLRIECSDGTPAFTTDEITPSGALGCFSILTGRDFSVKEAKHNQYVVGFCSSMRQNIGPYTTFVPEPGQEYQIAPSKIFYVVVGQFNPYDLTSPTLKDSPSTCKVDFGTLGTDQVTLIHNDTGGLIRMRVPGEEATSPVNFDVSGSSGSADLRLDVTAARSN; translated from the exons ATGGCGCCGTATATCGTCTCCATCAACAATCAGTCCGACAGCAAGCAAGCGTACGCCATCTTTGCCGCTGCCCCCGCCATCAAGCGCAACGGGGATTCCGCCGTCGACGTCGTCACCCGCATCATCACCAGCGTCCGGGGCGTCGCCAGCCCCCAGGGCCAGGCCAGCTTCATGCTGTCCAAGAAGCTCTTTGCGACATGCGGTGTGTACGACGTCGAAGCCGACCCGTCGCCTCAGAACCAGCACCGGAAGCGTATTGGCACTGGTATCGAGGTCGTCGACCAGCGCGCCGTCGACCTCGGATGCCTAGATGAGGCGGGCAGGCTTGTCCGCGGAACCACGCTCCGGATTGAGTGTTCTGATGGCACGCCGGCGTTTACCACAGATGAAATCACCCCGTCGGGCGCTCTGGGCTGTTTTTCCATCCTGACTGGCCGGGACTTCTCGGTCAAAGAAGCTAAGCACA ACCAGTACGTTGTTGGCTTCTGTTCGTCCATGCGTCAGAACATCGGACCCTATACCACCTTCGTCCCCGAGCCGGGCCAAGAGTACCAGATCGCGCCGTCCAAGATATTCTACGTCGTAGTGGGTCAATTCAACCCCTACGACCTGACCAGCCCAACTCTGAAAGACAGCCCCTCGACGTGCAAAGTGGACTTTGGCACCCTGGGGACGGACCAAGTCACCTTGATCCATAACGATACAGGTGGGCTTATCAGGATGAGGGTTCCTGGCGAGGAAGCGACGTCACCAGTAAACTTTGATGTCTCAGGGTCGTCTGGGTCCGCCGACTTGAGGCTGGATGTTACTGCTGCTCGCTCGAATTGA
- a CDS encoding uncharacterized protein (antiSMASH:Cluster_1.4), with amino-acid sequence MANIVWGNGFGVFEAPCRLDCSIFQAPAQNGLTTMVGRFYTWLNTLRTEVEAASVGGGTGTCGIPGDRVTYVMHLLDTFFPINGRVDISCHPGDYANIRDPDPVTVPWGPNNRDLKIIDGPAALGYIFSVATPPNGATYDNYLVPLQAIYSRCLYLAYIRKIGNPEPVNNVGDPPAMSSCIYFRDADNQLWFLLGSTYILTYAVDGSDTADHNAKRRLMNGWRREQILNPALQSYNPNRRLPPIPHVLPPVLELAVAEAIWKSLFNTPLGIDNAITYNTNLPALDPWITVPENLADAQFQLVRTAVNAAWRAVPNPQDLVPFPRTGHWDRGPFKNALRAALLNVVRLRWELGINRNDIAIQAAYRQVFDIVFVPRMFQPTANNKPNTLLPEFDPGQVLPNYMALKDTLFATLYGPANTSPVLRMLDNLYTWVNNGNDYLAFAGPSVQRYGRCAETYPIAGIMPHYTPERALPGAPNPSQVRGFAMEVRKFNNSVDGITAASLAANFSSTTLNGFHTNVKRVYRKPCGNCETLLPALDAPIGAANYDQDMQAFYGAPIPG; translated from the exons ATGGCAAACATAGTCTGGGGCAATGGCTTTGGTGTCTTTGAGGCTCCGTGCCGCCTTGACTGCAGCATCTTCCAAGCACCAGCTCAAAATGGTCTCACAACCATGGTCGGGCGTTTCTACACGTGGCTGAACACTCTCCG CACGGAAGTCGAGGCAGCTTCAGTCGGCGGTGGTACGGGAACCTGCGGGATTCCTGGAGACCGTGTGACATATGTGATGCATCTGCTTGAcactttttttcctattAATGG ACGTGTTGACATCTCATGTCATCCTGGAGACTACGCCAACATACGAGACCCTGATCCCGTGACCGTGCCATGGGGTCCTAACAACCGGGACTTGAAGATCATCGATGGGCCTGCAGCCCTTGGCTACATATTCAGCGTCGCAACGCCCCCTAACGGCGCCACCTACGACAACTATCTTGTGCCGCTACAAGCAATCTACAGTCGCTGCCTCTATCTAGCGTATATTCGCAAGATCGGGAACCCCGAGCCAGTCAATAACGTTGGTGACCCCCCTGCCATGAGCTCTTGTATCTACTTCCGCGACGCAGACAATCAATTGTGGTTCCTCCTCGGCAGCACATATATTCTCACATATGCTGTGGATGGGTCTGATACAGCCGATCATAATGCCAAGAGACGCCTGATGAATGGCTGGAGACGAGAGCAGATTCTTAACCCGGCGTTACAGTCATACAATCCCAATCGCCGCCTTCCCCCAATTCCTCATGTTCTGCCACCTGTTCTGGAACTAGCTGTTGCCGAGGCTATCTGGAAGAGCCTTTTCAATACGCCCCTTGGAATTGATAATGCTATTACCTACAACACAAATCTCCCAGCTCTGGACCCCTGGATAACTGTGCCCGAGAATCTCGCAGATGCCCAGTTCCAGCTCGTTAGGACAGCGGTGAACGCTGCGTGGAGGGCTGTCCCGAACCCTCAAGATCTTGTGCCCTTCCCCCGCACAGGACACTGGGATAGGGGCCCATTCAAGAATGCCCTGCGCGCAGCGCTATTGAACGTTGTGCGGCTTCGGTGGGAGTTAGGCATTAACCGCAATGATATTGCTATACAGGCTGCATACAGACAGGTGTTTGACATTGTGTTTGTTCCAAGGATGTTCCAGCCCACTGCTAATAACAAACCTAACACTCTACTTCCGGAATTCGATCCTGGACAAGTTCTACCGAATTACATGGCCCTGAAAGACACACTCTTCGCCACTCTCTATGGGCCCGCCAACACAAGCCCTGTTCTTCGCATGCTGgataatttatatacctgGGTTAACAATGGAAATGACTACCTTGCATTTGCAGGGCCATCGGTTCAAAGGTATGGCCGTTGTGCAGAGACATACCCTATTGCAGGTATAAT GCCGCATTACACACCAGAACGAGCTCTTCCAGGTGCACCCAATCCATCCCAAGTTCGCGGATTCGCAATGGAGGTCAGGAAGTTTAACAATAGTGTCGACGGAATAACAGCCGCGAGTCTAGCGGCCAACTTCAGCAGCACTACGCTCAACGGCTTCCACACCAATGTAAAAAGGGTATATCGCAAACCATGTGGTAATTGCGAGACCCTTCTACCCGCATTAGACGCACCTATCGGAGCTGCTAATTATGATCAAGATATGCAAGCATTCTATGGTGCTCCGATTCCTGGTTAG